TTCTGCGAGGCGTGCGAGTTCGGCGTCTGAGTCTCACGAGAAAACCTCCGATCCAGCCGGAACCCCAAGGGTAGTCAGGCGTTGGACATAGTGACTACCCACTACGAACCTACTTCGAAGGAGCCCGACATGACCACCACCGCCACCACCGCCGAGGTCCGCGAGTTCATCATCGTCGGCCAGTGCCAGGGCACCGGCTACGCCCTCTGGGACATCGCCCCCGCCCCCGTCGACCCCGCCCGCCGCGCCGCCGTCCTCGAAGAGCTGGGCGTCGACGCGATGGACGCCTTCGGGGACGTCAACACCGAGTGCGGCGCGACCGCCCGCGAGGCCCTCGACAACTTCCTGGAGGAGATGAGGGAGCAGTCCGGCCTGGACGACTACGACCTCACCGCCGACAGCCGCACGGACCGTATCGCCGAGGTCGACGCAGTCCGCGCGCACGGAGCCTCGCCCCGAGGCCGAGTGGAGATCACCGCGACCGTCACGCCCGGACCGGACCGTCTCACCATCACCGGCACCCACCCGTACGACAC
The window above is part of the Streptomyces sp. NBC_00425 genome. Proteins encoded here:
- a CDS encoding magnesium chelatase domain-containing protein → MTTTATTAEVREFIIVGQCQGTGYALWDIAPAPVDPARRAAVLEELGVDAMDAFGDVNTECGATAREALDNFLEEMREQSGLDDYDLTADSRTDRIAEVDAVRAHGASPRGRVEITATVTPGPDRLTITGTHPYDTGVHGRMHGGITRAGIDFPAGEVAVRIDDHRDVSGTLDLAVACAILGAAGQIDRHALDSVVCLGELCWDGFVCNVFNLRAVVQAAYDGGHRTVLVPAVQVMDVRRMGFDGLTVIGARHFTQAVDAVNKLAQQDD